A genomic segment from Pelobates fuscus isolate aPelFus1 chromosome 7, aPelFus1.pri, whole genome shotgun sequence encodes:
- the LOC134568055 gene encoding cullin-associated NEDD8-dissociated protein 1-like, whose protein sequence is MSSVTYHISSLLEKMTSSDKDFRFMATNDLMVELQKDSIKLDEDCEKKIVKMLLKLLEDKNGEVQNLAVKCLGPLVGKVKEYQVETIVDTLCSNMLSDKEQLRDICSIGLKTVISELPSASTGSSLAANVCRKITGQLTGAIGKREDASVQLEALDILSDMLGRLGGALFTFHPSILSCLLPQLTSPRLAVRKRAVLALGHLVQSCSSTLFTELMEHLVAELKKNDSTSTTRTYIQCVATVSWQAGHRIGPHLERIVPLVVGFTKVEDDELQEQCFQALDSFIRRCPKEISAHVPTIMELCLKYISHDPNYNYDDEDEEEDMETESEEEPDIDDDYSDDDDMSWKVRRSAAKCLESLISARPDLLTEFCRKAAPTIIMRFKEREENVRVDIFSAYIALLRLTRSSKCFRQTVEATGKGDAPLSALQEQVPSVMKCLHKLLRDKSAKSRQGCFSVLTELTNAVPGCLSQHISTLIPGLVFSLTDKASNSNMRLDTLSFLHVILTSNSSEWFHPHIPALLPPVVNCISDPFYKITSEALLVAQHLVKVIRPLEKIQDSKPSPYTKELFNATSKRLQATDIDQEVKERALSCMGHIICHLGDQLGSDLQPTLHLILDRLRNEITRLTAVKVLILVAGSPLKIDLRPLLKEALPILSSFLRKNQRALKLGTVSALVVLVRNYSDCLKPPMVDPLLGELPPLLSETDMHVAQVTVDFLTTLVTAYPASILKLSSHILPQLFQLVHSPLLQGGALISIQSFLRALVLSRTAQLGYTELMKQLTGPVNTSGSTLHKQAFHSVAKCVATLANACPKESNVSINQFIQDAKSPRVGDPVKVLAFLALAEIGRERSLGAQQKELKSVILEAFSSTSEEVKSAASYALGNASVGGPADFLPFLLHEIGGQLRRQYLLLHSLKEALTSLPSEELRPYQEDVWKLLLQHCEAAEEGTRNVVAECLGKLTLVNPAQLLARLSKQLSSGSAQTRSTVITAIKFTISDQPAPIDSLLKDRIGEFLKSLQDKEPNVRRVALVMFNSAAHNKPALVRNLLSNVLPPLYNETRVRRELIREVEMGPFKHTVDDGLDVRKAAFECMYTLLESCLDQLDIYEYLSHVEDGLKDHYDIRMLTFIILTRLSVLCPNAVLQRLDQLIEPLRATCTTKVKAGSVKQEFEKQDELKRSAMRTITALLTIPEVENSQSMSEFMSQIRSNPELSSLFENIQKDSITLCTTEAMDIS, encoded by the exons ATGAGCAGTGTCACCTACCATATTTCCAGCCTGCTGGAGAAAATGACTTCCAGCGACAAAGATTTCAG GTTCATGGCAACTAATGACCTGATGGTAGAGCTGCAGAAGGATTCCATTAAATTAGATGAAGACTGTGAAAAGAAAATAGTAAAGATGCTTCTGAAACTCTTGGAGGATAAGAACGGAGAGGTGCAAAATCTGGCAGTGAAATG CTTAGGACCTTTGGTGGGAAAGGTGAAGGAATATCAGGTGGAGACTATTGTGGACACGTTGTGCAGTAACATGTTATCAGACAAAGAACAGCTACGAGATATTTGCAGCATTGGTTTAAAGACTGTGATTTCCGAACTTCCTTCAGCAAGCACAG GTTCATCTTTAGCTGCCAATGTGTGCAGGAAGATTACGGGTCAGCTGACTGGCGCGATTGGGAAGCGAGAGGATGCATCAGTGCAACTAGAAGCACTAGATATCCTGTCTGACATGTTGGGAAG GTTAGGAGGAGCACTCTTTACTTTCCATCCTTCTATCCTGAGTTGCCTATTGCCCCAGTTAACCAGCCCCCGGCTGGCTGTGAGGAAGAGAGCTGTTTTGGCACTGGGACACCTGGTTCAGTCCTGCAGTAGCACCTTATTTACTGAGCTTATGGAACATCTTGTGGCAGAGCTTAAGAAGAACGACTCCACGTCCACCACTAGAACTTACATCCAGTGTGTCGCAACTGTGAGCTGGCAAGCAGGCCATAGAATAG GCCCCCATCTTGAGAGAATTGTGCCTCTAGTGGTGGGGTTCACTAAAGTGGAGGATGATGAATTACAGGAGCAATGCTTCCAGGCTCTGGACTCCTTCATTAGGCGTTGCCCCAAAGAAATTTCTGCACATGTCCCGACCATAATGGAACTGTGTCTaaaatacatttcccatgatccGAACTACAACTATGACGACGAAGATGAGGAAGAAGACATGGAAACTGAGAGCGAGGAAGAACCAG ACATTGATGATGACTACAGTGATGATGATGACATGAGCTGGAAAGTGAGGCGTTCTGCGGCAAAGTGCCTAGAATCTCTTATCAGTGCAAGGCCAGATCTCCTGACAGAATTTTGCAGGAAAGCAGCACCTACAATAATTATGCGCTTCAAGGAGCGTGAGGAGAATGTCCGTGTTGATATCTTCTCAGCCTATATAGCTCTTCTAAGGCTGACGCGCTCTTCCAAATGCTTCAGACAGACAGTGGAAGCTACAGGAAAAGGAGATGCTCCCCTCTCTGCTCTGCAGGAACAG GTTCCATCAGTAATGAAATGTCTGCACAAACTCCTCCGAGATAAGAGTGCAAAGTCTCGTCAGGGATGCTTTTCTGTGCTCACGGAATTAACCAACGCTGTTCCCGGTTGCCTCTCCCAGCACATATCTACACTGATCCCAG GTCTGGTGTTTTCTCTCACTGATAAGGCCAGCAACTCCAATATGCGTCTGGATACACTGAGTTTCCTACATGTCATACTGACTAGCAATTCCTCAGAATGGTTCCATCCTCATATCCCTGCCTTGCTGCCCCCCGTGGTCAACTGTATTTCTGATCCCTTCTATAAAATCACCTCTGAAGCACTTCTGGTGGCCCAACACCTGGTCAAGGTCATCCGGCCATTAGAGAAAATTCAGGATTCCAAACCCTCACCATACACAAAGGAGCTTTTTAATGCCACTTCAAAGAGGCTGCAGGCCACAGATATAGACCAAGAGGTGAAGGAGCGAGCTCTGTCCTGCATGGGACACATTATATGCCACCTTGGGGACCAGTTGGGTAGTGACCTACAACCAACCCTCCACCTTATTCTAGATCGACTCCGCAATGAGATCACCCGTCTCACTGCTGTGAAAGTTCTCATTCTTGTAGCAGGTTCTCCTCTGAAGATTGATTTAAGGCCCTTGTTGAAGGAGGCTTTGCCCATTCTATCATCTTTTTTACGCAAGAACCAGCGGGCCCTCAAACTGGGGACAGTCTCTGCCCTTGTGGTACTTGTAAGAAATTACAGTGACTGTCTAAAGCCTCCCATGGTGGATCCTTTGCTAGGGGAGCTGCCCCCTCTGCTTTCTGAAACAGATATGCATGTGGCTCAGGTCACAGTGGACTTTCTTACCACACTGGTGACTGCATATCCAGCTTCCATACTCAAACTTAGCTCCCACATTCTTCCACAACTTTTCCAGTTAGTACATTCTCCCTTACTGCAGGGGGGTGCTCTCATCTCCATTCAGTCATTTTTACGTGCTCTCGTCTTGAGCCGAACCGCCCAGCTGGGCTACACAGAACTCATGAAACAACTGACAGGACCAGTAAATACTTCTGGGTCTACACTCCACAAACAAGCTTTCCACTCtgtggcaaaatgtgtagccaCCTTGGCAAATGCCTGCCCCAAAGAGTCCAATGTGTCTATAAACCAATTTATACAAGATGCAAAGAGCCCTAGAGTTGGGGACCCTGTAAAAGTGCTGGCTTTTCTGGCACTTGCTGAGATTGGTCGTGAAAGGAGCCTGGGAGCCCAGCAGAAAGAACTTAAAAGTGTCATCCTTGAGGCATTTTCCTCCACTAGTGAGGAGGTGAAGTCAGCAGCTTCTTATGCTTTGGGAAATGCTAGTGTTGGAGGTCCTGCAGACTTCCTGCCATTCTTGCTTCATGAAATTGGGGGTCAACTTCGTAGACAGTACCTCCTTCTGCACTCCCTCAAAGAAGCTCTTACCTCACTTCCCAGTGAAGAGCTTAGACCATATCAAGAAGATGTGTGGAAGCTTCTGCTCCAGCACTGTGAAGCTGCAGAAGAAGGCACAAGGAATGTAGTGGCAGAGTGTTTGGGCAAGCTTACTCTGGTGAATCCTGCACAGCTCCTAGCCAGGCTGAGCAAGCAGCTTAGTTCAG GTTCTGCTCAAACACGAAGCACTGTGATTACTGCCATCAAAttcaccatctctgaccagccaGCTCCCATCGACTCCCTGCTAAAGGACCGTATCG GTGAATTCTTAAAATCACTCCAGGACAAGGAGCCTAATGTACGCCGTGTGGCCCTGGTAATGTTTAACTCTGCTGCTCACAATAAACCAGCTTTGGTTAGAAACTTGCTGAGCAATGTCCTTCCTCCTCTATATAACGAGACTCGAGTCCGAAGGGAACTTATTCGGGAG GTTGAGATGGGACCCTTCAAGCACACAGTAGATGATGGTCTTGACGTTCGGAAGGCAGCTTTCGAGTGCATGTACACTCTGCTGGAGAGTTGTCTTGACCAGCTCGATATATATGAGTATTTAAGTCATGTAGAGGACGGGCTGAAAGATCATTATGACATCAGG ATGCTGACATTCATCATCCTCACTCGCTTGTCTGTCCTGTGCCCAAATGCAGTGCTCCAACGTTTAGACCAACTCATTGAGCCGCTCCGGGCAACATGCACTACCAAG GTGAAAGCTGGGTCTGTGAAACAGGAGTTTGAGAAGCAAGATGAACTCAAGAGGTCAGCTATGAGAACCATCACTGCCCTACTCACCATTCCAGAAGTGGAGAACAGCCAAAGCATGTCAGAATTCATGTCTCAGATTAGATCCAATCCCGAACTTTCATCTCTGTTTGAGAATATCCAAAAAGACTCGATCACTCTGTGCACCACAGAGGCCATGGATATTAGCTAA